The DNA segment CCCACACAGATGCCAACGAGTTGCCCCCTGCAAACATTCCCTACGCTAAGGAAATTTTTTGGATGTCTAACTACCGATTGGTAATCAGGCCCGTGCCCCCGGCCGTCCGCGCGACGGACCGCCCATGAACGACCCGGAGATCGGCGAGCGCCTGGACCGCACCAACGCCCTGCTCGAACGCGTACTCGCCGAGGTCTCGAAGACCCCCTCCACCCACGCGATCTTCGTCGACGCGGGCTATGTGTACGCCGCCGCCGGGCTGCTCGTCACCGGCACCGAGGACCGGCGCTCCTTCGACCTCGACGCCGAGGGGCTGATCGAGGCGTTCATCGACAAGGCCCGCACCATCTTCGCGGACAGCCGGCTGCTGCGCGTGTACTGGTACGACGGCGCCAGACGCCGTATCCACACCGCCGAACAGCAGGCCATCGCCGAACTCCCCGACGTCAAGGTCCGACTCGGCAACCTCAACTCCAACAACCAGCAGAAGGGCGTCGACTCCCTCATCCGCACCGACCTGGAGTCGCTGGCCCGCCACCGCGCCATCAGCGACGCCGCGCTCGTCGGCGGCGACGAGGACCTGGTGTCCGCCGTGGAGGCCGCCCAGGGCTACGGCGCCCGCGTCCATCTGTGGGGCATCGAGGCCGGCGAGGGGCACAATCAGGCGGAGCCGCTGCTCTGGGAAGTGGACAGCCGGCGCACCTTCGACCTGGACTTCTGCAGCCCGTACGTGACCAGACGCGCCGTCACCACCTACGAGGAGGACGCCCCCGCGCCCTCCCGCGAGGAGGTCCGGCTCGTCGGGGTGCGGATCGCCACGGCCTGGCTCGCCGCACGCGGCCGCGATTCCCTGGCGGAACTGCTGCCCGGCCACCCGTTCCTGCCGGGCCCGGTCGACCAGGACCTGCTGCACGAGGCCGAACGGCTCCTCCAGCGCTCCCTGCGCGGCCACCCGCCCCTGCGCAGAGCCCTGCGCGACGGCTTCTGGCAGCACCTCCAGTCGCAGTACTGACGCAGTGCGCGCGACCCGGACCGGCCGGCCGCTACAGATCCGACCAGAACGCGACGAGCGCCGCGGCGGTCTCCACCGGCCGGCCCGTGTTGGGGGAGTGCTCGGCGCCCTCGATCCGGGTCCGGTGCGCGCCCAGCCGTACGGCCATCTCGTCCAGCACCGGCACCGGCCACACGTCGTCCCGCTCGCCCGAGACGACGTGCACCGGCAGCCCGGTGGCGGCCAGCTCGGCCACCCGGTCCGGCTCGGTGGCCAGTTGCCGGCCCGTCTCGATCAGCTGGACCGGGTGGTGGCGCAGCCAGCGCCGCCGCAGGTCCTCGCCGCCCGTGTCCGCCTCGGCCGGCGGGTCGAAGGCGCGCATCGCCGCCCAGACGCCGTCCATCGTCATCGTCGCCAGCGCGTCGCCCAGGATCTTCAGCTTGATCTGCTGCGCCTCCACGACCTCTGCCGGCCCCGAGGACATCAGGGTCAGCGAGCGGAACGGCGAGGCGTCGAGCAGGACGGCGGCCCGACCGATCTGCCCGCCGAGCGAGTGCCCCACCAGATGCACCGGATCTCCGCCGAGCGCGGCCGCCTGGGCGAGCACGTCGCGGGCCAGCTCCTCCCGCGCGTACGACCGGGGGTCGTCCGTGCCGGGGCTCTCGAACTGT comes from the Streptomyces sp. NBC_00525 genome and includes:
- a CDS encoding NYN domain-containing protein produces the protein MNDPEIGERLDRTNALLERVLAEVSKTPSTHAIFVDAGYVYAAAGLLVTGTEDRRSFDLDAEGLIEAFIDKARTIFADSRLLRVYWYDGARRRIHTAEQQAIAELPDVKVRLGNLNSNNQQKGVDSLIRTDLESLARHRAISDAALVGGDEDLVSAVEAAQGYGARVHLWGIEAGEGHNQAEPLLWEVDSRRTFDLDFCSPYVTRRAVTTYEEDAPAPSREEVRLVGVRIATAWLAARGRDSLAELLPGHPFLPGPVDQDLLHEAERLLQRSLRGHPPLRRALRDGFWQHLQSQY
- a CDS encoding alpha/beta fold hydrolase; this encodes MSRPPTFTPPPCARSRALATPRGEFAVLDALPSGAPLGTALLVPGYTGSKEDFIALLEPLARAGYRAVAVDGRGQFESPGTDDPRSYAREELARDVLAQAAALGGDPVHLVGHSLGGQIGRAAVLLDASPFRSLTLMSSGPAEVVEAQQIKLKILGDALATMTMDGVWAAMRAFDPPAEADTGGEDLRRRWLRHHPVQLIETGRQLATEPDRVAELAATGLPVHVVSGERDDVWPVPVLDEMAVRLGAHRTRIEGAEHSPNTGRPVETAAALVAFWSDL